The Salegentibacter mishustinae genome includes a window with the following:
- a CDS encoding tetratricopeptide repeat-containing hybrid sensor histidine kinase/response regulator: protein MKHNYLLLTFCLIGFNLLSAQNNKPVSKDSLEHLTEITTEYLTKYNYKDGIEHAYILLEHAENSGDNYYKFHAHNYLGIAYNELKDNPRAKSNYVKALKIAHSLENDTLLIYIYNNLGNIYSEEKGNEEKGIAYYNKVIGLADSLKVPEEKLIPTVNIAWTYMDEKKYSQAYPYLNESLKLLEGKENNNARSQLYMLLGKYHHKTNALDSAEYYFTQGLKLAEKDSLVLPASLICKDYAAMLFEKGEFEAAYKSLEKYDNYNAQLFEKDKLAQIEAANARFDVNEYRRNLEISKKEQAYQDELIAKSTEKILIMVVASLILIIILLILNKINQDRKKLIHQLKEKNNQLRDSRDNAERLSKLKTEFLSTVSHELRTPLYGVVGLASLLLDDKSLKKHESDLKSLKFSADYLLALINDVLQMNKMESNQVKLENIPFNIRELVLSIVNTFEFTRLQNKNKVHYHIDEKIPEDLIGDPVRLSQILMNLVGNAVKFTENGNVFISVKLQARVEDRSVVYFEVKDDGIGIPKSKQKVIFEEFSQLKSSNYNYQGTGLGLPIVKRLLELFDSQIHLKSKEGEGSLFCFSLSLKEDQSPTKKAGFAHEVYLDNLKEKQKILVVDDNRINQVVTRRILEKQNFECIVASNGVEAIEKASSENFDLILMDLNMPGINGMETTKRIRNFNKHVPVVALTAVEIEEVRNEIYASGMNDIIVKPYDVERFYQIIKRNLSAGVESISKN from the coding sequence TTGAAACATAATTACCTTCTGCTTACTTTTTGTTTAATAGGTTTTAATTTGCTTTCTGCGCAAAATAATAAGCCTGTTTCTAAAGATAGTCTTGAGCATTTAACCGAGATTACTACAGAATATTTAACCAAATACAATTATAAGGATGGTATTGAGCATGCCTATATTCTACTTGAACACGCCGAAAATTCAGGAGATAATTACTACAAATTCCATGCTCACAATTACTTAGGGATAGCTTACAATGAATTAAAAGATAACCCGCGCGCAAAATCTAATTATGTAAAAGCGTTGAAGATTGCCCATAGTTTGGAAAACGATACTTTACTAATTTATATCTATAATAATTTAGGAAATATATATTCTGAAGAAAAGGGTAATGAGGAAAAAGGGATTGCATATTATAACAAGGTAATTGGCCTGGCAGATAGTTTAAAAGTTCCGGAAGAAAAATTAATTCCCACTGTTAATATTGCCTGGACTTATATGGATGAGAAGAAATATTCGCAGGCGTACCCTTACCTTAATGAATCTCTCAAACTTTTAGAGGGTAAAGAAAATAATAATGCCCGTTCTCAACTTTATATGTTATTAGGGAAATATCACCATAAAACGAATGCACTCGATTCTGCTGAATATTATTTTACCCAGGGTTTAAAACTGGCAGAAAAAGATTCTTTGGTGTTGCCTGCCTCTTTAATTTGTAAAGATTACGCCGCAATGTTGTTTGAAAAAGGGGAATTTGAAGCGGCTTACAAAAGCCTTGAAAAATATGATAATTATAATGCTCAGCTTTTCGAAAAAGATAAACTGGCACAAATCGAAGCCGCCAATGCCCGGTTTGATGTAAATGAATATCGCCGAAACCTGGAGATATCAAAGAAAGAGCAGGCTTATCAGGATGAATTAATCGCAAAATCTACCGAAAAAATTCTCATTATGGTAGTTGCTTCTCTTATTCTAATTATCATTCTTTTAATCTTGAATAAAATTAACCAGGATAGAAAAAAGCTTATTCACCAGCTAAAGGAAAAGAACAACCAGCTAAGGGATTCCCGGGATAATGCAGAACGTCTTTCTAAACTGAAAACGGAATTCCTTTCCACTGTAAGTCACGAGTTGCGAACGCCACTATATGGTGTAGTAGGGCTTGCTTCCTTATTATTAGATGATAAAAGCCTGAAAAAACATGAAAGCGATCTAAAATCATTAAAATTTTCAGCCGATTATCTTTTGGCACTTATCAATGATGTGCTACAAATGAATAAAATGGAGTCTAACCAGGTAAAGCTGGAGAATATTCCGTTTAATATTAGGGAGCTGGTGTTAAGTATTGTAAATACTTTCGAGTTTACCCGTCTTCAGAATAAAAACAAGGTGCATTATCATATAGACGAAAAAATACCGGAAGACCTAATTGGTGATCCTGTACGCTTGTCTCAAATACTTATGAACCTCGTGGGGAACGCGGTAAAATTTACCGAAAATGGTAATGTTTTTATAAGTGTTAAGTTACAGGCCCGGGTGGAAGACAGGTCCGTAGTTTATTTTGAAGTAAAAGATGATGGCATAGGGATTCCAAAAAGTAAACAGAAAGTAATTTTTGAGGAATTTTCTCAACTTAAATCTTCTAATTATAATTATCAGGGAACGGGGCTTGGTTTGCCTATTGTTAAACGTTTGCTTGAATTGTTTGATTCCCAAATTCATTTAAAAAGCAAAGAAGGCGAGGGCTCGTTGTTTTGTTTTAGTCTTAGTCTTAAAGAGGATCAGTCTCCTACTAAAAAAGCCGGTTTTGCCCACGAGGTTTATTTAGATAATTTAAAGGAAAAACAAAAAATTCTTGTGGTAGATGATAATAGAATCAACCAGGTGGTTACCAGGAGAATTTTGGAAAAACAAAATTTTGAATGCATAGTGGCTTCCAATGGAGTGGAAGCTATAGAAAAAGCATCTTCTGAAAATTTTGACCTTATTCTAATGGATTTGAATATGCCGGGAATTAATGGAATGGAAACTACTAAACGTATTAGGAACTTCAATAAACACGTACCGGTAGTGGCATTAACCGCGGTAGAAATCGAAGAGGTTAGAAACGAGATTTACGCCTCTGGGATGAATGATATTATTGTGAAACCCTACGATGTAGAAAGATTTTATCAAATTATTAAGCGGAATTTAAGTGCAGGGGTTGAATCTATCTCTAAGAACTAA
- a CDS encoding DoxX family protein — translation MQYPWHLYLMGAMYIVAGTIHFIKPKMYMRIMPRYLPAHKTLVLLSGLAEIFLGFMLFFPETKDLAIYGIILMLLVFLLVHFYMLSSKKAGAGIPKWALLLRVPLQFFLMYWAWFYLQF, via the coding sequence ATGCAATACCCCTGGCATCTTTATCTCATGGGCGCGATGTATATCGTAGCCGGAACAATACACTTTATAAAACCTAAAATGTATATGCGTATTATGCCTCGCTATTTGCCTGCGCATAAAACTCTGGTTTTACTCAGCGGCCTGGCCGAAATCTTTCTTGGATTTATGCTATTCTTTCCTGAAACAAAAGATCTTGCGATCTACGGAATTATTTTAATGTTACTGGTTTTTCTCCTGGTACATTTCTATATGCTTTCCTCAAAAAAAGCCGGTGCCGGTATTCCAAAATGGGCTTTGTTGCTAAGGGTCCCACTGCAATTTTTTCTTATGTATTGGGCCTGGTTCTATTTACAATTTTAA
- a CDS encoding alpha-ketoglutarate-dependent dioxygenase AlkB family protein, which translates to MKSEIFSLPDAELEYFPNFLNKEKADLLLEKLLKEVHWQQQNIKLFGKEIPQPRLTSFYAEQGISYTYSGLQLKPNSFSTELWELKQATEELSGFDFNTCLANLYRHGNDSMGWHADDEKVLGKNPVIASISLGGIRRFQFKHKTNKDLKESIELQHGSLLIMKGSMQHFWKHQLPKTKKEVAPRINLTFRKIN; encoded by the coding sequence ATGAAATCAGAAATTTTTAGTTTACCTGATGCAGAGCTGGAGTATTTCCCAAATTTTCTAAACAAAGAAAAAGCTGATCTTTTGCTCGAGAAGTTGTTAAAAGAAGTTCACTGGCAACAACAAAATATTAAGCTCTTTGGGAAAGAGATTCCGCAGCCACGCTTAACATCATTCTATGCCGAACAGGGAATTTCCTATACTTACTCCGGATTACAGCTTAAACCAAATAGTTTTTCAACTGAATTGTGGGAATTAAAACAAGCTACCGAAGAACTTTCAGGCTTTGATTTCAATACCTGCCTTGCCAATCTTTATCGGCATGGAAATGACAGCATGGGCTGGCACGCCGATGATGAAAAGGTGCTAGGTAAGAATCCCGTGATCGCTTCAATTAGTTTAGGAGGCATCAGAAGGTTTCAATTTAAACATAAAACCAATAAAGATTTAAAGGAAAGTATTGAACTACAACACGGCAGCCTGCTAATTATGAAAGGCAGTATGCAGCATTTCTGGAAACACCAACTCCCAAAAACTAAAAAAGAAGTTGCTCCCAGGATCAATCTTACTTTTAGGAAAATAAATTAA
- a CDS encoding S1/P1 nuclease translates to MKKLLMLAFVLLMGNAGFANDNDWGKTGHRATGEIAENYLNKKAKKAIDKILNGQGLAFVANYADDIKSDPDFRKYGPWHYVNLAPDEEKYNEETANPKGDLYQAILKCKEVLKDENASKEDKQFYLKMLVHFVGDLHQPFHVGRGADKGGNDIQVRWYNEGSNIHRVWDSQMIDSYQMSYTELAENSRTLSRAQIEAIEKGEVIDWVYESREMADELYDSVEVGEKLGYEYMYKHLPTVLKQLQKGGIRLAKILNEIYG, encoded by the coding sequence ATGAAAAAATTACTGATGTTAGCTTTTGTATTATTGATGGGAAACGCTGGTTTTGCCAATGATAATGACTGGGGGAAAACGGGACACCGTGCTACCGGAGAAATAGCTGAAAACTATTTGAACAAGAAAGCTAAAAAAGCAATTGATAAAATTTTAAACGGACAGGGCTTAGCTTTTGTAGCAAATTATGCCGATGATATTAAAAGTGATCCAGATTTTAGAAAATATGGGCCATGGCATTACGTGAATCTAGCTCCAGATGAGGAAAAATATAATGAAGAAACCGCAAATCCTAAGGGAGATCTATACCAGGCAATTTTAAAATGTAAAGAGGTTTTAAAGGACGAAAATGCCTCTAAAGAAGACAAACAATTCTACCTTAAAATGTTGGTGCATTTTGTGGGTGACCTTCATCAGCCTTTTCACGTAGGAAGAGGAGCTGATAAAGGTGGAAACGATATACAGGTGCGTTGGTACAATGAGGGTTCTAATATTCACAGGGTTTGGGATAGCCAAATGATAGATTCTTACCAGATGAGTTATACCGAACTTGCTGAAAATAGCCGCACACTAAGCCGAGCGCAAATAGAAGCTATTGAAAAAGGTGAGGTTATAGACTGGGTATATGAGTCTCGCGAAATGGCAGATGAACTTTACGATTCGGTTGAAGTAGGAGAGAAGCTGGGTTACGAGTATATGTATAAGCATTTACCAACTGTGCTAAAGCAATTGCAAAAAGGCGGCATACGCTTAGCGAAAATATTAAATGAGATTTACGGATAA
- a CDS encoding SPFH domain-containing protein — MTQEKELKASNGYIMLFVFLILFFGSIIGFIVLSNAWFILGIIIALFILPGLILVNPNGSRVLLLFGDYKGTVKQNGLFWVNPFYTKKKISLRARNFDSERLKVNDKLGNPVMISTILVWRVRDTYKASFDVDNFENFVVVQTDAAVRKLASLYPYDNFADEGLDEDITLRSSVNEVSDALEKELEERLHIAGIEVLEARIGYLAYANEIASAMLKRQQATAIVAARHKIVEGAVSMVEMALHQLNEKELVDLDAERRAAMVSNLMVVLCSDKDATPVVNAGTLNH; from the coding sequence ATGACTCAGGAAAAAGAACTCAAGGCCTCAAACGGTTATATAATGCTGTTTGTTTTTTTAATTTTATTCTTTGGAAGCATTATAGGTTTCATTGTACTCAGCAATGCCTGGTTTATTCTTGGAATAATTATCGCACTATTTATCCTTCCCGGACTTATTCTGGTTAATCCAAACGGTTCCAGGGTACTTTTACTTTTTGGAGATTATAAAGGCACGGTTAAGCAAAACGGACTCTTTTGGGTAAACCCTTTTTACACCAAAAAGAAAATTTCTCTCCGCGCCAGAAACTTTGACAGTGAACGCCTAAAAGTGAACGATAAGTTGGGAAACCCAGTAATGATAAGCACTATCCTGGTTTGGAGGGTACGCGATACTTATAAAGCCTCTTTTGATGTTGATAATTTTGAAAATTTTGTAGTGGTACAAACAGATGCTGCGGTTAGAAAACTTGCCAGTCTATATCCTTATGATAATTTTGCCGACGAAGGTTTAGATGAAGATATCACCTTGCGTTCCAGCGTAAATGAAGTTAGTGATGCTCTGGAAAAAGAGCTGGAAGAACGCTTACATATAGCAGGAATTGAGGTTCTGGAAGCTAGAATTGGTTACCTGGCTTACGCCAACGAGATTGCCAGTGCGATGTTAAAACGCCAACAAGCAACAGCAATTGTTGCTGCCCGACACAAAATTGTTGAGGGTGCGGTGAGTATGGTAGAAATGGCCTTACATCAGCTAAACGAAAAAGAATTAGTAGACCTTGATGCCGAAAGACGTGCAGCAATGGTTAGCAATTTAATGGTGGTTCTTTGTAGTGATAAAGACGCTACACCCGTAGTTAATGCCGGTACTTTAAATCATTAA
- a CDS encoding alpha/beta hydrolase family protein — MRHLKFSLILIFLGSFSSFAQETTFSEEEIAIDKFTDGTLTMPSDVKNPPLVIFIQGSGLTNRDGNQSGMQSNFSKKIAHQLAENKIASFRFDKRSIKAKELNLETISFDDFITDVENILSYFKKENFSKYVIAGHSQGSLIGMIAAKDNADAFISLAGPGESIDSLLAKQLSAQLPQLKDDITKSLQEIKITGSTSDYPKIFQMVLHPKNQAFLSSWMKYDPSEEIAKLKIPVLVINGTNDAQVKEEQAKILHKAALNSELVLLENMNHVFREIVSNDLTKNYQTYNNPELPLHPELIPVLTDFIKNLEIK, encoded by the coding sequence ATGAGACATTTAAAGTTTAGTTTAATCTTAATTTTCCTAGGAAGTTTTAGCTCCTTCGCCCAGGAAACAACATTTTCTGAAGAAGAGATTGCTATAGATAAATTTACCGATGGAACTCTCACAATGCCTTCTGATGTTAAAAATCCTCCTTTGGTTATTTTTATTCAGGGCTCGGGCTTAACCAATCGCGATGGCAACCAAAGTGGTATGCAGAGTAATTTTTCAAAAAAAATTGCTCATCAATTAGCTGAAAATAAAATTGCAAGTTTCAGATTTGATAAACGAAGTATTAAAGCAAAGGAGTTAAACCTGGAGACAATTTCATTTGACGACTTTATAACCGATGTAGAAAATATTCTTAGCTACTTTAAAAAAGAAAACTTCAGCAAATATGTTATTGCAGGACATAGTCAGGGTTCGTTAATAGGTATGATTGCTGCAAAAGATAATGCAGATGCTTTTATCTCGCTTGCGGGCCCAGGAGAAAGTATTGATTCTCTTTTAGCCAAACAACTTTCAGCACAATTACCTCAGCTAAAAGATGATATCACGAAAAGTTTACAGGAAATTAAGATAACCGGAAGTACTTCAGATTACCCGAAGATCTTTCAAATGGTTTTACATCCTAAAAATCAAGCTTTTTTATCTTCCTGGATGAAATATGATCCTTCAGAAGAAATTGCCAAACTTAAAATTCCCGTTTTGGTGATAAACGGAACAAATGATGCCCAGGTAAAAGAAGAACAAGCCAAAATTCTGCATAAAGCTGCTCTTAATTCCGAATTAGTATTATTGGAGAATATGAACCACGTTTTTCGTGAAATAGTTTCTAATGATTTGACTAAAAACTACCAGACATATAATAATCCTGAATTACCCTTGCATCCCGAATTAATTCCGGTTTTAACCGATTTTATTAAAAATCTGGAAATTAAATAA
- a CDS encoding Arc family DNA binding domain-containing protein: MSNKKAFALRVDEKMLKAIEKWAADEFRSTNGQIEWMLNKALKEANRHPKNKKEE, from the coding sequence ATGAGTAATAAAAAAGCATTCGCCCTTAGAGTTGACGAAAAGATGCTGAAAGCCATTGAAAAATGGGCTGCTGATGAATTCAGGAGTACCAATGGGCAGATCGAGTGGATGCTAAATAAAGCACTTAAAGAAGCAAATCGCCACCCTAAGAATAAAAAAGAAGAATAA
- a CDS encoding Cof-type HAD-IIB family hydrolase has translation MEYKIVFSDIDGTLLNHDRALSPATISTIKNLKDKLPFVLISARMPAAMRHLQADLDINEQPIICYNGGLILVNGKAVSSTEIPINTLENLCDFNKNMNCHLSLYHSDEWYVPQYDQWAAREENNTKVKPEIKSNRDVLSSWKKDNKGAHKIMAMGDEAHIDEIKDFLSQNFPDQLHLYRSKPTYLEIANKEISKLTAIKFLLKNHFDLSPEQTIAFGDNYNDVEMIKGVGMGVAVGNARKEVLEVANIVTQSGKEDGVANSLKELFKINVQD, from the coding sequence ATGGAATACAAAATAGTTTTCTCAGACATTGACGGGACTTTATTAAACCATGACAGGGCATTATCTCCTGCTACAATTTCAACGATAAAAAATTTAAAAGATAAGCTGCCCTTCGTGCTCATTTCGGCAAGAATGCCGGCAGCGATGAGACACCTTCAGGCAGATCTGGATATAAACGAGCAACCCATAATTTGCTACAATGGTGGATTGATCTTAGTGAATGGAAAAGCGGTGAGTTCTACTGAAATTCCAATAAACACGCTTGAAAATCTTTGTGATTTTAATAAGAATATGAATTGCCATTTAAGCCTTTACCATAGTGACGAATGGTATGTTCCGCAGTATGATCAATGGGCGGCGCGTGAAGAAAACAACACCAAAGTAAAACCGGAAATTAAGTCAAATAGAGATGTGCTTTCTTCCTGGAAAAAAGACAATAAAGGTGCGCACAAAATCATGGCCATGGGAGATGAAGCGCATATAGATGAAATTAAAGATTTTCTTTCCCAAAACTTCCCAGATCAATTGCATTTATACCGTTCTAAACCCACTTATCTGGAAATTGCTAACAAAGAAATTTCAAAACTTACTGCAATTAAATTTCTTCTTAAAAATCATTTTGATCTAAGTCCTGAACAAACTATTGCATTTGGCGACAACTATAACGACGTAGAAATGATAAAAGGCGTAGGTATGGGCGTAGCAGTTGGAAATGCAAGAAAAGAAGTGCTGGAAGTTGCTAATATTGTAACGCAAAGTGGTAAAGAGGATGGAGTTGCAAATAGTTTAAAAGAATTGTTTAAAATCAATGTACAGGATTAG
- a CDS encoding DUF819 family protein, with product MQDTPVFTNDAIVFGLLMLALGFVFVTSSQKEGFWKKFYAVVPALLMCYLIPAIFNSLGLIDDSTSQLYFVASRYLLPASLVLMTLSIDLKAIFNLGPKALIMFFAGTVGIIVGGPLAILIVSAISPETVGGVGPDAIWRGLSTIAGSWIGGGANQAAMLEIYEYNPELYGGMVLVDIVVANLLMAGLLMGIGKSEKIDEWLKADNSAITELKNKVSNYAASVTRNPSLPDYMVMLGLAFVAVGLAHWGADEISAYLLANFEIFNDSKSALSSFSSSFFWMITIATAIGIALSFTRFKKYEGAGASKLGSIFIYILVATIGMKMDLGMVFDNPGLIGIGLIWMSIHVIFLFGTAKLIKAPYFFLAVGSQANVGGAASAPVVAAAFHPSLATVGVLLAVFGYVVGTYGAILTTILMQIAAGS from the coding sequence ATGCAAGATACACCTGTTTTTACCAATGATGCGATAGTATTCGGACTTTTAATGCTCGCCCTGGGTTTTGTGTTTGTCACTTCTTCCCAAAAAGAGGGGTTCTGGAAAAAATTCTATGCAGTTGTTCCTGCACTTCTCATGTGCTATTTAATTCCGGCGATTTTTAATTCGCTTGGATTAATAGATGACAGCACCTCTCAACTTTATTTCGTGGCCAGTCGCTACCTCTTACCTGCCTCCCTGGTTTTAATGACACTTAGTATAGATCTAAAAGCCATTTTTAACCTTGGGCCAAAAGCACTTATTATGTTTTTTGCAGGTACCGTTGGAATTATCGTTGGTGGTCCGCTTGCCATTTTAATTGTTTCAGCAATTTCTCCTGAAACTGTTGGCGGCGTTGGCCCAGATGCCATTTGGCGTGGTCTTTCTACCATTGCGGGAAGCTGGATTGGCGGTGGAGCTAACCAGGCAGCAATGCTGGAAATATATGAGTATAACCCAGAACTGTACGGTGGGATGGTACTGGTAGATATCGTAGTAGCTAACTTGCTCATGGCAGGTTTACTTATGGGTATTGGAAAAAGCGAAAAAATTGATGAATGGCTAAAAGCAGACAACTCAGCTATAACCGAACTTAAAAATAAAGTTTCCAATTATGCTGCCAGCGTAACCCGAAATCCAAGCCTGCCAGATTATATGGTGATGTTAGGGCTTGCTTTTGTTGCGGTTGGGCTCGCACATTGGGGAGCCGATGAGATTTCAGCATATTTATTAGCAAATTTTGAAATTTTCAACGATAGCAAAAGTGCACTTTCTTCCTTCTCTTCTTCTTTTTTCTGGATGATCACTATCGCAACAGCTATTGGTATAGCTCTTTCTTTCACTAGATTTAAAAAGTACGAGGGCGCCGGTGCCAGTAAATTAGGAAGTATTTTTATTTATATTCTTGTAGCAACCATTGGTATGAAAATGGACCTGGGCATGGTTTTCGACAATCCGGGTCTCATCGGCATCGGACTTATATGGATGTCTATCCACGTGATTTTTCTATTTGGTACCGCCAAACTTATTAAAGCACCTTATTTTTTCCTTGCGGTAGGCAGCCAGGCTAATGTTGGAGGAGCAGCATCAGCACCTGTTGTTGCAGCGGCATTTCACCCATCCCTTGCGACCGTAGGAGTATTACTTGCGGTTTTTGGATATGTAGTAGGTACCTATGGTGCAATTCTAACTACTATTTTAATGCAAATCGCAGCCGGGAGTTAG
- a CDS encoding DUF4369 domain-containing protein encodes MKKISILLLAIIALSSCNNKESNLTVNANIEGLKKGTVYLQKIEDTLMVDVDSVEVNGNANISLEAFIESPQVMYLYLKKVDNSQYDDRIDFFAEEGEVTINTTLEKFVTDAEIIGAKNQEKLEEYRKMMTRFNDKNLELIKENFEAQKEENEEKLIEVNKQYESLLKRKYLYTVNFAINNKDLEVAPYLALSEVFDANIKYLDTIYNSLEPKVKKSMYGKELKDFLKERKEEQKEIENIKTEETDTTEESVS; translated from the coding sequence ATGAAAAAAATTAGCATTCTTTTACTGGCAATTATTGCCCTAAGTTCTTGTAACAATAAAGAAAGCAACCTTACCGTAAACGCCAATATTGAAGGCCTTAAGAAAGGAACGGTTTATCTTCAAAAGATAGAAGATACGCTTATGGTAGATGTAGATTCGGTAGAAGTTAACGGCAATGCTAATATAAGCCTGGAAGCTTTCATTGAAAGTCCGCAAGTGATGTACCTTTATCTTAAAAAGGTAGACAACTCTCAGTACGACGATCGCATAGATTTCTTTGCTGAAGAAGGAGAGGTGACCATTAATACCACTCTAGAAAAGTTTGTAACTGATGCAGAGATAATCGGTGCAAAAAACCAGGAAAAACTGGAAGAATATCGTAAAATGATGACGCGTTTTAATGACAAAAACCTGGAGTTAATTAAGGAAAATTTTGAAGCACAGAAGGAAGAAAATGAAGAAAAATTAATAGAAGTAAATAAGCAATATGAAAGCTTGCTTAAAAGAAAATATCTTTACACAGTAAACTTCGCTATTAACAACAAAGACCTGGAAGTGGCTCCTTATTTAGCCCTTTCTGAAGTTTTTGATGCTAATATTAAATACCTGGATACTATTTATAATTCTTTGGAACCAAAGGTGAAAAAATCTATGTACGGGAAAGAGTTAAAAGATTTCCTAAAGGAGCGAAAAGAAGAACAAAAAGAAATAGAAAATATTAAGACTGAAGAAACAGATACCACTGAAGAAAGTGTGAGTTAA
- a CDS encoding L-lactate MFS transporter, which yields METTTKNRWLIAASAVFIHISIGAAYAYSVYTQPLVETKGWSMASVTTAFTIMMVLGGGSAALFGKFVERSGPRKSAMLAAVLFGLGQAGSGFAISMDSLTGFLLSYGLLSGLGLGIGYIAPVSTLVKWFPDKRGLATGMAVLGFGTGALITAPVAASLIESIGISYTFYILGISYFVLMTLGASYIAPPPRNWMPAGMKAAVKAGTRKIKKDLSQATSGEAVRTKHFWMLWTMMLINTSAEIMMISVASPMAQNIVGLSAGAAATMVGIMGVFNGGGRLGWAAASDYISRPKVFIIFFIIQLAAFITLPIITSAFIFQIFIFLVVSCYGGGFSNLPAFIGDLFGTKELGAIHGYLLTTWSLGGLIGPTLVSQIYTRTGSYTPVFYVFTGLIIIALIISILLNRSIQKVKSKEEKLQYETATPE from the coding sequence ATGGAAACCACCACGAAAAATCGTTGGCTAATTGCCGCTTCTGCAGTTTTTATTCATATATCTATTGGGGCGGCATACGCTTACAGCGTTTACACGCAACCTCTTGTTGAAACAAAAGGATGGTCTATGGCTTCGGTTACCACTGCATTCACGATAATGATGGTTCTTGGTGGAGGTTCCGCAGCATTATTCGGAAAATTTGTAGAGAGAAGTGGTCCACGAAAATCGGCCATGTTAGCCGCGGTATTATTTGGATTGGGCCAGGCAGGGTCTGGTTTCGCAATTTCTATGGATTCCTTAACAGGTTTTCTGCTCTCTTACGGGCTTCTAAGCGGCCTTGGGCTTGGAATTGGCTATATAGCGCCGGTTTCAACATTAGTGAAGTGGTTTCCAGATAAACGGGGGCTGGCAACAGGAATGGCAGTGCTTGGTTTTGGTACCGGCGCATTAATAACCGCACCGGTAGCGGCAAGCTTAATAGAATCTATAGGGATAAGTTATACTTTCTATATTTTAGGAATCTCCTATTTTGTTTTAATGACACTTGGTGCATCTTATATAGCTCCACCCCCAAGAAACTGGATGCCGGCAGGAATGAAAGCAGCCGTAAAAGCCGGAACCAGGAAAATCAAAAAGGACTTATCGCAAGCAACATCTGGCGAAGCTGTAAGAACTAAGCATTTTTGGATGCTATGGACTATGATGCTCATTAATACCAGTGCAGAGATCATGATGATCTCGGTAGCATCTCCAATGGCCCAAAACATCGTTGGGTTATCAGCCGGGGCGGCTGCCACAATGGTAGGGATTATGGGAGTATTTAATGGTGGCGGAAGATTAGGCTGGGCAGCAGCCTCAGATTATATTTCCCGCCCAAAGGTTTTTATTATTTTCTTTATCATTCAGCTAGCTGCCTTTATTACACTGCCAATCATTACCAGTGCATTCATTTTTCAAATTTTCATCTTTCTTGTGGTAAGTTGCTACGGTGGCGGATTCTCTAATCTTCCGGCTTTTATAGGCGATCTCTTCGGCACTAAAGAACTGGGAGCAATACATGGTTATCTTTTAACCACGTGGTCTTTGGGCGGACTTATAGGTCCTACCCTGGTCTCACAGATCTACACGAGAACTGGAAGTTATACCCCCGTATTTTATGTTTTTACCGGGTTAATCATCATTGCACTTATCATTAGCATATTATTAAACAGAAGTATTCAAAAAGTTAAAAGCAAGGAAGAAAAACTTCAATACGAGACTGCAACCCCGGAATAA